The Mycobacterium avium subsp. avium genomic sequence TGGGCGCGGGCCAGCGGACGATCGCTGTCCCGATCCGGCGCCACCGGCCGAAGCCGATGGCGCGCTTGGGATCGAAGAGGCCGAAGCCGCCGCCGACGGTCAGCACCGCCGGAACCAGCGTCAGGGCGATGAACACCGAGATGAGCATGCCCACCGAACACGGCAGGCCCATGGTCTGGAAGATGGGCATCCGGGTGAAGCTCAGGCACAACATCGCGCCGGCGATGGTCAAACCCGAACCCAACACCACCGGGGCGACGCTGCGATAGGTGGTGAAGTACGCCGTCGCGCGGTCCTCGCCGGCCTGACGCGCCTCTTGATAACGGCCGAAAAAGAAGATGGCATAGTCGGTTCCGGCCGCCATCGCCAGGGCCACCAGCAGGTTGACGGCAAACGTCGACAACGGCATCAGATTGTTGTTGGCGACGAAGGCGATCACGCCCCGCGCGGCGAAGACTTCGATGCCCACCGTGAGCAACAGCAACACGACGGTGGTGACCGAGCGGTAGACGAAGAGCAGCACGATGAAAATGATCAGCGCGCCGATCAGGGTCATCTTCAGGATCGAGCGGTCACCGGCGAGCTGCATATCGGAGAACAACGCCGCGGGCCCGGTGACGTAGGCATTCAGTCCGGCGGGCGGTGGGATCCGCGCGATCACGTCGCGGACGGCCGCCACTGATTCCTGACCCAGCGTGGTGCCCTGGTTGCCGGCCAGATTCAACTGCACGTAGACGGCCTTGCCGTCCGGGCTTTGCGCGCCCGCCTGGGTGAGGCGATCTCCCCACAGGTCCTGCACGTGCTCGACATGCTTTGTGTCGTTGCGTAATTCACGAACCAGCTTGTCGTAATAGGCATGCGCGTCATCGCCCAGCTGCTGCTGCCCCTCGAGCACCAGCATGGCGAAGCTGTCCGAATCGGACTCTTTGAAGTCCCGGCCCATGCGCTGCATGGCCTGCACCGCCGGCGCGTCCTGCGGCGCCAACGGCACCGAATGCTGCTGACCGACGATCTCCAGCCGTGGCACGCCGAACGTCACCAACAGCGTCAGCGCCACCCAGCCGAGGATGATGAACACCGCCAGCCGGCGGATGACCCGCGCAAAAGCCCCGGGAGGCCGGACGCGTTCGGTAGTCATGCTGCCCTCACGTTGTTCACCACGATTGCCGTTTCCATCCTGAAGTGGAAAGCGCCGCCTATTGCGGCTGCTTCAGGAGTAGTGAACGCACCAACGGACGAGGACCGGTCGGGCGCAGCATGGTGCTGGCCGGGCGAGGACGGACAAGCTGTGGCCACCAGAACCAGCGGCCCAGCAACGCGGCGGCCGACGGCGTCATGAACGCCCGCACGATCAGCGTGTCGAACAGCAGGCCCAGGCCGATCGTCGTGCCCACCTGGCCGATGCTGCGCAGGTCGCTGACCACCATCGCGCCCATGGTGAACGCGAACACCAGACCGGCGTTGGTAACCACCTTCCCGGTGCCGCCCATCGCGCGGATGATGCCGGTGTGGATCCCGGCCGCCAGCTCCTCCTTCATCCGGGACACCAGTAGCAGGTTGTAGTCGGACCCCACCGCCAACAACACGATCACCGAAGTCGACAGCACGGTCCAGTGCAGCTGCATGTGCAGCAGGTACTGCCACACCAGCACCGACAACCCGAACGACGCCCCCAGCGACAGCAACACCGTGCCCACGATCACCATGGCCGCGATGAAGCTGCGCGTCATGATCAGCATGATGATGAAGATCAGGCAGAGCGCGGAGACGCCTGCGATCAACAGATCGAATTTCGATCCATCCACCAGGTCCTTGGTGATCGCCGCCGTGCCGGTCAGATAGATCTTGGAATTCTCCAGCGGTGTTCCCTTGAGCGATTCTTCGGCCGCGGTCTTGATCTGTTCCACCCGGGACAGACCCTCGGGTGTGGCGGGGTCACCCCGTTGAGTGATAAGCAGCCGGACGTCCTTGCCGTCCGGCGACATGAACACCTTCTCCACCCGCTTGAAGGAGTCGGAGCCGTTGATGATGCCCGGCGGCAGGTAGAACGAGTCGTCGTTGCGGGAGGCGTCGAAAGCCTGCCCCATCGCGCTGGGATCCTTTGCGCTGGAATCCATTTGGCCGATAACGCCGGACATGGTGCTGTGCATGGTCAGCATCATGGTGCGCATGCCCGACATGGTTTCGATCATCGGCGGGATCTGCATGACCAGCTGCGGCAGGATGGCGTCAAGCTGATCGAGGTTCTTCACCAGATCGCCCAGTTTGTCGTTGATCTCGTCGACGCCGTCGAGTGCGTCGAAGATGGACCGCAGCGAGAAACAGATCGGAATGTCGTAGCAGTGCTTCTCCCAGTAGAAGTAGCTGCGCAGCGGACGCCAGAAGTCCTCGAAATCGGAGATGTGATCGCGCAATTCTCCGGTGATCTCCTGCATTTCATGTGTCGTCTGGACCATGTGGTGCGTCGTTGCGACGAGCTCGCGCATCAGGTCCAGCATGTGCTGCATGATGCCGATCATCTTGCCCAGCTCGTTGGCCTGGACGAGCATGTCGTTCATCCGGTCCTTCTGGAAGGCCATGTTCTGCAGCTGACTGGCCTGGCCCATGCTGATGATCCAGGGAATCGTCGTGTGCTGCAACGGAACTCCCTCGGGGCGGGTGACCGTCTGCACGGTGGCGATGCCGGGGACCGCAAGAACACCCTTGGCGAGTTTGTTGATCACCAACATGTCCGTCGGGTTGCGCAGATCATGGTCGGTCTCGACCAGCAGGATCTCCGGCATCTGCATCCGCTGCCCGGGGAAATGCCGCGCCGCCGCCGCATAGCCCACGTTCGCCGGGATGCTGTCCGGAATGAATTTCTGGTCGTCATAGCTGGGCCGGTAATTCGGCAGCGCCAGCAGTCCGACCAGCGAGACCGCCAGGGTGGCGATGAGAATAGGCGCCGGCCAGCGCACGATCGCGGTGCCGATGCGCCGCCACCGCCGGGCCGAGACCGCCCGGCGCGGCTCGAACAGGCCGAACCGGGCCCCGGCGGCCAGCAGCGCCGGCCCGAGCGTCAGTGCGACCAGGACCGCGATCGAGATGCCCACCGCAACCGGGATACCGAGCGGCTGGAAGTAGGGGAGTCGGGTGAAGCTCAGGCACAGCACCGCACCGGCGATGGTCAAGCCGGAGGCCAGCACCACCTTGGCCACCCCGTTGAACGTGGTGTAGAAGGCCTCTTCCCGGCTCTCGCCCGCTTGCCGTGCCTCCTGATATCGGCCGACGAAGAAGATGCCGTAGTCGGTGCCGGTCGCGATGACGGCGGCCACCAAGAGGTTGACCGCGAAGGTGGTGAGACCTACCACCCCGAGATGGCCCAGTAGCGCGACCATTCCGCGCGCGATCTGCAATTCCAGGCCGACGATCAGCAACAGCAGAATGACGGTGATGACCGATCGATATACCAGCAGCAGCGTCACGAAGATGACGATCAGGCTGGCCAGCGTCACCAGCATGACCGTCTTTTGCCCCGCGATGTTCATGTCCGCGACGATCGGTGCGGGACCGGTGACGTAAACCTTGAGACCTGGCGGGGGAGAAGCCTCCTGGACCAGCTTCCGAATTGCCGCCACGGATTCGTCACCGGCGGCCGCGCCCGCATTTCCGTTCAGGTTCACCTGAACGTAGGCGGCCTTGCCGTCCTGGCTTTGCGCGGCGCCGCGGGTGAGCGGATCGCCCCAGAAGTTCTGCACGTGCTGCACGTGCTTGTGGTCGTTTTCCAGCAGCCGAATCAGGCGGTCGTAGTAGGTGTGCGCGTCGTCGCCGAGTTGCTGCTGGCCCTCCAGCAGGATCATGGCCAGCGCGCCGGTGTTGGTTTCCTTGAAGTCCTCGCCGAGGCGCTCCATCGCCTTGAACGACGGCGCCCCAATGGGACTCAGCGACACCGCGTGCTCGGCCTCGACCTGCTCCAGCGAGGGAACGCCGATGGTGATCAGCACCGCAACCGCCAGCCAGCCCAAAATGATGGGAACGGACAAACGGTGAATGATCCGCGCCACCCGTGGTCGCGCGGCCTGCTGGGTCTCCAATTGCTGGGTACTCATGTGGCCGTCAACACGCAGTAGGTGAATGCGTTCAATTCGTGCGAGATCCTCTCGGTTTTGACAACGCCGTCCACCAGAATGCGGCAGCCGAGACTATCGCTATTGCCCTGTGCCACCACATTTCCCACGATCGACGGCAACGTCGTCGAGATATCGAACGTCCACGGCAGCTCGACGCCGTTGATGTGCTGCGGTTCGCCATTGGCGTCGAAATAGCTGATGTCGGCCATCGCGCCGGCCGGCCCGAAGACCTCGTACTTCACGTGCTTGGGGTTGAACGGTTTGGTGTCCTGCTGCCTGGTGTCGGCGTACGACGGGCGCTTCTCCGAACCGAAAATCCCGTGCAGTCGCGAGACGGTCAAACCGCCGGCAACCACCACCGCCACGATGACCAGCGGAATCCACAGCCGCTTCAAAAACCCGACAAACGTGGTGCCCAGGTTCCGGCCACCCCTGCGGGGGCGACTTTGCTGTATGGGGCGAGTCGATGATCGACGAGCAAAGCCCAGGAAGCCACGTCGACGGCGAGGCGATCGGCTAACGTCCTGTCCTTCCGTGAATGCGTTGTCGGGCCGGGCCCGTACGTCGGGTTCGACCACTGCACCCCCTTCACCCGTATCCACGCCCGCGCCGTTTCCGTCGCCCGAACATCCAACTGCACGTCGGTCGCGACACGCCAGACTGCGGTGCCGCGATGCGGTGCCCGTCGCAGACTAGCCGTGCATCCGTCACCTCATGCGAGCCCCGCCCCCCGGGAGCGCGACCAGATCTTGATGAGTAAACCATGCCATTGACGTCCATATCACTGCTTTGGCAACGCGATACGCGATCGTAATGCCTATCGCGTGCGCAAACGGCATTTTGCTGAAGCGACGAATCTGCTCCCTACACATGTCCTTCGCAAGGCCGCCCACTTACCTAAGCACAGCCGCCCGCGCCGTGTCACCGCCCGGTTCGCCTCGGGGCTTGTTGCCAGCAGCCTGCCAGGTACGCGCCGCGCGTTGGGCTCGCGGTGATTTTCCCGACCCCCGCGACTTCGGCTAGGCTGTGAGCCACAAGCACAATAACTTCATCGGCCGCAAGGACGTGCCTGCTCCAATAGCGAAATTTCGCAGTCAACGCCATTGATGCAGGTCGCTGCAGCGAATAAAGGGGCATCGGGGCCCCACCGCACACCGATCACCCGATGGCGACAACAGCCTTGCAGGTCACAGCAGGAACTTTGGCCAAACCACCGACGGGCACTGTTGCCCTGAACTATGGTTTGGACCTGTTCCACTCATGTCCACTATGCATCCTGGAGAATTGTGAGCATCAATCCATTCGACGACGACAACGGCAGCTTTTTCGTCCTGGTGAACGACGAGGAGCAACACAGCTTGTGGCCGGCCTTCGCCGATGTTCCAGCTGGCTGGAGGGTGGTACACGGGGAAGCGGACCGCGCTGCGTGTTTGGAGTACATCGAGCAGCACTGGCCCGACATTCGGCCGAAGAGCCTGCGGGACAAGCTCGCAACGGGTCGGGGTTTTGATCAGTAACCTGCCGGGGTACGGGGCGGGTGGGTGGAGACTTGGGGGAGTCGATGGCGAGGGATGATCGGGCGTTTCCGCTGACGCGAGGGCAGCTTGATATCTGGTTATCCCAGGAAGCCGGTTTCGCCGGCACCCAGTGGCAGCTCGGTCTGCTGGTCAAGATCGACGGCAAGGTCCATCGCGACGCGCTCGAGCAGGCCATCACCCAGGCCGTCGCCGAAGCCGAACCCGGCCGGGTCTCGTTCTTCGAGGTCGACGGCCAGGTGGTGCAGAAGCCGATCGACTACCCGCACGTCGAGCTGGCTTTTCACGACCTGACCGACCACGCCGACCCGGTGGCCGAGGCGCGGGAGATGTCGTCCGCCATTCAGCGCACGCCGATGCCGTTGAACGGCCAAATGTTCAAATTCGTGCTTTTCCAAACAGGGCACGACGAATTCTATTTGTTTGGTTGCTGCCACCACATAGCTATCGACGGTCTGGGCATGGCTCTTGTTTGCCGACGGGTGGCCACCATTTATTCGGCAATGGTGGCCGGTAAGCCGATTCCGGACGCTTACTTCGGCACGGTGCAGGACCTGATCGACCTGGAGTCGGGCTACGAGGCCTCCCCGGACTATGCCGAGGACAAGGCGTACTGGAGCGAGCACCTGCCGCCGGAGAGCGGGCCGGTCGACCGGCTGCCCGACGCCGAAGGGGAGCGCGACCACTACTCGCCGTCCGCGTCGGTACAGCTGGACCCGTCCGTCGCCAACCGGATCAAGGAGCTGTCCAAAAAGCTTGCCATCCGCCGCTTTTCGGTCACCACCGCCGCGTGCGCGCTGTTGGTGCGCGGCTGGTCGGGTAGCGGATCGGAGGTGGCGCTGGACTTCCCGGTCAGCCGGCGGGTGCGTCCGGAGTCCAAAACGCTGCCCGCGATGCTGGCCGGCGTGGTGCCGCTGGTGCTCAGCACCGCGCCCGAGTCGACGGTCGCCGACTTCTGCAAGCACGTCGACAAGCGCATCCGCGAGCTGCTGGCGCACCAGCGCTTCCCGGTGCACACCCTCGAAGGCGACGGGTTGCGGCAGGCGCCCAACCGGGTCGGGATCAACTTCATCCCGTCCCGGCTGACGCTGGACCTGGCCGGTTCCCCGGCGACGGCGTCGTACACCAACCACGGCCCGGTGGGGCATTTCGGGTTGTTCTTCCTGGGCGCCGGCGACCAGCTGTTCCTCAGCACCGCGGGCCCGGGCCAACCGTTCGCCAGCTTCGGCGTCGCGGACCTGGCCGGTCGGCTGCAGCAGATCCTGGCCGCGATGACCGAGGACCCGGACCGCCCGCTGTCCTCGATCGAACTGCTGACCGGCGACGAGCCCGCGCTGATCGACCGGTGGAGCAACCGTCCGGCGCTGACCGAGCCCGCACCCGCCCCGGTGTCGATCCCCCAGGCCTTCGCCGAACACGTGCAGCGCACCCCCGACGCGGTGGCGGTGACGTTCGGGGCGACCTCGCTGACCTACGCCCAGCTCGACGAGGCGTCCAACCGGCTGGGCCATCTGCTCGCCGACCACGGCGTGGGCCCGGGCGACTGCGTGGCGGTGATGTTCCCCCGCTGCGCCGACGCCATCGTCTCGATGCTGGCGGTGCTCAAGACCGGGGCGGCCTACGTGCCGATCGACCCGGCGCACGCGTCGTCGCGGATGGACTTCGTGCTCGCCGACGCCGCCCCCAGCGCGGTGATCACCACCTCCGACCTGCGCTCGCGGCTGGACGATCACGACCTCCTCGTCGTCGACGTGCACGACCCGGCCGTCGAAGCCCAGCCCGGCACCGCGCTGCCGTGGCCGGCGCCGGAGAACACCGCCTACATCATCTACACCTCGGGAACCACCGGGACCCCCAAAGGTGTTGCCATTCCTCATCTCAACGTCACCTGGCTGATCGAGTCGCTGGACGCCGGCCTGCCGCCCGGAAACGTGTGGACGCAGTGCCACTCGTCGGCGTTCGACTTCTCGGTGTGGGAGATCTTCGGCGCCCTGCTGCGCGGCCGGCGGCTGCTGGTGGTGCCCGAGTCGGTGGCGTCGTCGCCGGAGGACTTCCACGCCCTGCTGGTCGCGGAGCAGGTCAGCGTGCTCACCCAGACGCCGTCGGCGGTGGCGATGCTCTCACCCGAGGGCCTGGAGTCCACCGCGCTGGTGGTGGCCGGCGAGGCCTGCCCGACCGACGTGGTCGACCGGTGGGCGGCGCCCGGGCGGGTGATGCTGGACGCCTACGGCCCGACCGAGACCACGGTGTGCGCGTCGATCAGCACACCGCTGACGGCCGGCGACCCGGTGGTGCCGATCGGCTCGCCGATCGCCGGGGCGGCGATGTTCGTGCTCGACAAGTGGCTGCAGCCGGTGCCCGCCGGCGTGGTGGGCGAGCTGTACCTGGCCGGCCGCGGCGTGGGGCACGGCTACGTGCGCCGGCCCGGCCTGACCGCCTCGCGGTTCGTGCCCAACCCGTTCGGCGCCCCCGGCTCGCGGATGTACCGCACCGGCGACCTGGTGTGCTGGGGCCCCGACGGGCAGCTGCAGTACCTGGGCCGCGCCGACGAGCAGGTCAAGATTCGCGGCTTCCGCATCGAGCTCGGCGAAATCCAGTCGGTGCTGGCCGGTTTGGACGGGGTGGAGCAGGCGGCGGTGGTCGCCCGCGAGGACCGGCCCGGCGACAAGCGCCTCGTCGGCTACATCACCGGCACCGCCGACCCGGCCGAGCTGCGCGCGCAGCTGGCCGACCGGCTGCCGCCCTACATGGTCCCGACCGCGGTGATGGTGCTCGACGCGCTGCCGCTGACCGGCAACGGCAAGCTGGACAAGCGCGCGCTGCCCTCGCCGGAATACGCCGCCGGCGAATACCGGGCGCCCGGCGACGCGATCGAGGAGATCCTGGCCGACATCTACGCCCAGGTGCTGGGCGTGGAGCGGGTCGGGGTGGACGACTCGTTCTTCGACCTGGGCGGCGACAGCATCCTGTCCATGCAGGTGGTGGCCCGCGCCCGCGCGGCGGGGGTGATCTGTCGGCCGCGCGACGTGTTCGTCGAGCAGACGGTGGCCCGGCTGGCGCGGGTGTCCCAAGTGGCTGTCGACGGCGAGTTGGGCGCGGCCGACGAGGGGATCGGGCCGGTGCGGCCCACCCCGATCATGCGCTGGCTGCAGGACATCGACGGCCCGATCGACGAGTTCAACCAGACCATGGTGCTGGCCGCGCCCGCCGGGGTCGGTGTCGACGACGTCGCGGTGGTGCTGCAGGCACTGCTGGACCGCCACCCGATGCTGCGGCTGCGGGTGCAGGACGACGGCGCCGGTGGCTGGTCGCTGGAGGCGCCCGAGGTCGGCTCGGTGCGCGCGGCCGACTGCCTGCGCGCGGTCGACAGTTTGTCCGACGCCGCGCTCGTCGAGGCGCGGTCCCGGCTCAACGTGTCCGACGGCGTACTGCTGTCCGCGGTATGGGCAAGCGAGACAAGCCAATTGGCGTTGGTTGTTCATCACCTGGCGGTTGATGGGGTGTCGTGGCGGACGTTGATCGAGGACATCAACATCGCCTGGGCGCAGCATCAGGGTGGTCAGGAGATCGCGTTGCCGGTGCCGGGCACGTCGTTTGCGCGGTGGTCGTCGATTCTGGCCGAGTACGCCAAGAGTCCGGCGGTGGTGGCTGCGGCGGCGGCGTGGCAGCAGGTGGTGGCCACGCCGGCGGTGTTGCCGGCGGTGGGGCCCGATGACACGTATGCGTCGGCGGGGCAGTTGTCGGCGTCGCTGGATGTGCAGACCACCCGGTTGTTGTTGGGGGAGGTGCCGGCGGCGTTTCACGCTGGGGTGCAAGACATTTTGTTGATTGCGTTCGGGTTGGCCTGCACGGAGTTCGTGGGTGGTGGCGCGCCGATCGGTATCGACGTGGAGGGTCACGGGCGGCACGAGGAGATCGCCTCGGGGGTGGATCTGTCTCGTACGGTGGGCTGGTTCACCACGAAATATCCTGTGGCACTGAGGATGGGCCGGCGTCTGGATTGGGCGCGGGTGGTGGCGGGGGAGGCCGCGCTGGGCGCGGTGATCAAGGATGCCAAGGAGCAGTTGCGGGCGCTGCCCGACGGCCTGAGCTACGGGTTGCTGCGCTATTTGAACCCCGAGATCGAGGTGCAGGGGCCGGATCCGGTGATCGGATTCAACTACCTGGGCCGGCTGGGTGCCGGCGCCGACCTGTCCGAGGAGATGTGGCGGGTCAGCGCCGACAGCCTGTCATCGGCCGCGGTGGCAACGGCCGTGCCAATGCCGTTGGCGCACACCGTCGAACTCAACGCCGGCACCATGGACACCGACGCCGGCCCGCAGTTGCACGCCAACTGGACCTGGGCGCGCTCCGTGCTCACCGACGAGCAGCTAAACCGGTTGAGCCGGTTGTGGTTCGAGGCGCTGACCGGCATCTGCGCGCACGTGCAGGCCGGCGGCGGCGGGCTGACGCCGTCCGACATCGCGCCCGCCCGCCTCGACCAGCAGCAGATCGACGAACTCTGCCAGCAGCACCAGATCGCCGACGTGCTGCCGCTGAGCCCGGTCCAGCAGGGGCTGCTGTTCCACACCGGCTTCGCCCAGGAACTCGAAGACCTCTACGCCGTGCAGCTCGGCATCACCGTGAGCGGCACCCTCGACCCGCACAGGCTGCGCGACGCGGTGCAGAACGCGGTCAACCGCCACCCCAACCTGGTCGCCCGCTTCTTCGACGAATTCGGCGAGCCGGTGCAGATCATTCCCGCCGAACCCGAAATGGCTTGGCGCTACCTCGAACTCGACGGTGGCGACATCGACGGACAGCTCGAGCAGCTGTCCGCGGACGAACGCGCCGCCGTGTGCGATTTGGCCGGCCAGCCCGCCTTCCGGGCCGCGCTGATCCGCATCGCCGACGACCGGCACCGGCTGCTGCTCACCATCCACCACATCGTGATCGACGGCTGGTCGCTGCCCGTGCTTCTCCAAGAGGTGTTCGCCGGCTACTACGGCCAGCGGCTGCCCGCGCCGCCGTCGTACCGCAGCTACCTGATGTGGCTGTCCGCCCAGGACCGGGCCGCCGCCCAGGACGCGTGGCGCGAGGCCCTGGCCGGGTTCGAGACCCCGACCCTGGTGGCCCCGCCGGGCAAGATCGGGCGGCGCGCCGTTGCCACCTATACGGTTTCGGCCGACACCACCAAGGCGCTCGGCGAGCTGGCCCGCTCCAGCCGCACCACCGTCAGCACCGTCCTGCAGGGCGCCTGGGCGCAGCTGCTCACCTGGCTGACCGGCCAGCACGACGTCGCCTTCGGCACCGCCGTCTCCGGCCGGCCCACCGAGCTGCCCGGCGCCGACGCCATGGTCGGCTTGTTGATCAACACCGTGCCGGTGCGCGCCGACATCGCCGCCGCGACCACCGTCGTCGACCTGCTCGAGCAGCTGCAACGCGCGCACGCCGACACGCTCGAGCATGAACACTTGGCGCTCAACGAAATTCACCGCGTCACCGGGCACGACCAACTGTTCGACACCCTGTTCCTCTACGAGAACTACCCGATCGACGCCAGCGCGCTGCTCGACGTGCACGAGCTGGCCGTCACCGAGTTCAGCAGCCGCGAATTCAACCACTACCCGCTGTCGGTGGTGGCCACCCCGGGCCACGAACTGAGCCTGCGGGTCGAGTACGACACCGAGGTGTTCGACGAGGCCGGCATCGAAACCCTGATCGAGCGGCTGCGCCAGGTGCTGGCGGCCATGACCACCGATCCCGGGCAGCGGCTGTCGGCGATCGACCTGCTCGACGCCGCCGAGCATGAGCGGCTCGACGCCTGGGGCAACCGGGCGGTGCTGACCCGGCGGCCCGCCGCGCAGGCCTCGATCCCGGCGCTGTTCGCCGCGCAGGTTGCCCGCGCCGCCGACGCGGTGGCGATCACCTGCGGCGAGCGGTCGTTCACCTACCGCGAGGTCGAGGAGTCGGCAAATCGGTTGGCGCACTTGCTTTCCGGGCAGGGCGCGGGCCCAGGTCAGCGGGTGGCGGTGGTCATTCCGCGCTCGGCCGAGGCAGTGGTGGCGATCTTCGCGGTGCTCAAGACCGGCGCCGCCTACGTGCCGATCGACCCCGGCGTGCCGGCGGCCCGGCTGCAGTTCGTGCTCGCTGACTCCGCACCCGTCGCCGCGGTCACCACGGCGGAGGTGCGCGACCGGCTGGACGGGTTCACCGGCCAGATCATCGATTTCGACGACCCCGCCGTCGCCGAGCAGCCCGCCACCGGCCTGCCCGTCCCGGCCGCCGACAACATCGCCTACATCATCTACACGTCGGGCACCACCGGAACCCCCAAGGGCGTGGCCATCCCACACCGCAACGTGACGTTGCTGCTGGAGACACTCGACGCTCAGCTGGGGTTGGGCCAGGTGTGGACGCAGTGTCACTCCCTGGCGTTTGACTTCTCGGTGTGGGAGGTCTTCGGCTCGCTGCTCTACGGCGGCCGCCTGGTCGTGGTGCCGGACGCGGTGGTGCGCTCGGCCGAAGACTTGCACGCGTTGTTGGTTCGTGAGCAGGTCAGTGTGTTGAGTCAGACGCCGTCGGCGTTTTATGCGTTGCAGAGTGCTGATGCGTTGGCCCCGGAGTTGGGTCAGCAGTTGAAGTTGCAGACGGTGGTGTTCGGCGGTGAGGCGCTGGAACCGCATCGGTTGGCGACGTGGCTGCATCATCATCCGGGGTTGCCGCGGATGATCAATATGTATGGCATTACCGAGACGACGGTGCATGCGTCGTTCCGGGAGATCGTCGATGCCGATGTGGATAGCAGCGACAGCCCGATCGGCGTGCCGCTGGCCAATCTGGCCTTCTTTGTGTTGGACGGGTGGTTGCGCCCGGTCCCGGTCGGTGTGGTCGGCGAGCTCTACGTGGCCGGTGGCGGCCTGGCCACCGGCTACGTCGGCAGGCCCGGCCTGTCCGCCACCCGCTTCGTGGCGTGCCCGTTCGGCGGGCCCGGCGCGCGGATGTACCGCACCGGCGACCTGGTGCGCTGGGGCGCCGACGGGCAGCTGCAGTACATGGGCCGCGCCGACGCGCAGGTCAAGATCCGCGGTTACCGCATCGAGCTCGGCGAGATCCAGGCCGCCCTGGCCGGTTTGGACGGCGTCGAGCACGCCGCCGTGATCGCCCGCGAGGACCGGCCCGGCGACAAGCGCCTGGTCGGCTACATCACCGGCACCGCCGACCCGGCCGAGGTCCGCGCGCAGCTGGGCGAGCGGCTGCCCGGCTACATGGTGCCCTCGGCGGTGGTGGTGCTCGACGCGCTGCCGCTGACCGTCAACGGCAAGCTGGACACCCGGGCCCTGCCCGCGCCCGAATACTCCGACGTCGACCGGTACCGCGCCCCGGTGACCGCGATCGAGGAGATCCTGGCCGACATCTATGCCCAGGTGCTGGGCGTGGAGCGGGTCGGGGTGGACGACTCGTTCTTCGACCTGGGCGGCGACAGCATCCTGTCCATGCAGGTGGTGGCCCGCGCCCGGGCCGCCGGCGTGATCTGCCGGCCCCGCGACGTCTTCACCGAGCAGACGGTGGCCCGGCTGGCCCGGGTCGCCACCGTCGCCACCGGCGACGACGACGTCGTCGACGAGGGCACCGGCCGGGTGGTGGCCACCCCGATCATGCGCTGGCTGCAGAACATGGACGGCCCGGTCGAGCAGTTCAACCAGACCATGGTGCTGG encodes the following:
- a CDS encoding RND family transporter translates to MSTQQLETQQAARPRVARIIHRLSVPIILGWLAVAVLITIGVPSLEQVEAEHAVSLSPIGAPSFKAMERLGEDFKETNTGALAMILLEGQQQLGDDAHTYYDRLIRLLENDHKHVQHVQNFWGDPLTRGAAQSQDGKAAYVQVNLNGNAGAAAGDESVAAIRKLVQEASPPPGLKVYVTGPAPIVADMNIAGQKTVMLVTLASLIVIFVTLLLVYRSVITVILLLLIVGLELQIARGMVALLGHLGVVGLTTFAVNLLVAAVIATGTDYGIFFVGRYQEARQAGESREEAFYTTFNGVAKVVLASGLTIAGAVLCLSFTRLPYFQPLGIPVAVGISIAVLVALTLGPALLAAGARFGLFEPRRAVSARRWRRIGTAIVRWPAPILIATLAVSLVGLLALPNYRPSYDDQKFIPDSIPANVGYAAAARHFPGQRMQMPEILLVETDHDLRNPTDMLVINKLAKGVLAVPGIATVQTVTRPEGVPLQHTTIPWIISMGQASQLQNMAFQKDRMNDMLVQANELGKMIGIMQHMLDLMRELVATTHHMVQTTHEMQEITGELRDHISDFEDFWRPLRSYFYWEKHCYDIPICFSLRSIFDALDGVDEINDKLGDLVKNLDQLDAILPQLVMQIPPMIETMSGMRTMMLTMHSTMSGVIGQMDSSAKDPSAMGQAFDASRNDDSFYLPPGIINGSDSFKRVEKVFMSPDGKDVRLLITQRGDPATPEGLSRVEQIKTAAEESLKGTPLENSKIYLTGTAAITKDLVDGSKFDLLIAGVSALCLIFIIMLIMTRSFIAAMVIVGTVLLSLGASFGLSVLVWQYLLHMQLHWTVLSTSVIVLLAVGSDYNLLLVSRMKEELAAGIHTGIIRAMGGTGKVVTNAGLVFAFTMGAMVVSDLRSIGQVGTTIGLGLLFDTLIVRAFMTPSAAALLGRWFWWPQLVRPRPASTMLRPTGPRPLVRSLLLKQPQ
- a CDS encoding MmpS family protein yields the protein MKRLWIPLVIVAVVVAGGLTVSRLHGIFGSEKRPSYADTRQQDTKPFNPKHVKYEVFGPAGAMADISYFDANGEPQHINGVELPWTFDISTTLPSIVGNVVAQGNSDSLGCRILVDGVVKTERISHELNAFTYCVLTAT
- a CDS encoding MbtH family protein encodes the protein MSINPFDDDNGSFFVLVNDEEQHSLWPAFADVPAGWRVVHGEADRAACLEYIEQHWPDIRPKSLRDKLATGRGFDQ